A single Larimichthys crocea isolate SSNF chromosome VIII, L_crocea_2.0, whole genome shotgun sequence DNA region contains:
- the mybpc3 gene encoding myosin-binding protein C, cardiac-type isoform X3, with protein MPEPVKKAVSAFTKKPKTQEAGEGSSVVFEAETEKPDAKVKWQCNTKDIASGNKYVIAADGNKHSLTIQAITKEDANVYAVIAGGSKVKFELKVVSNPEAPVEVPTDGPKESSRQPEPSPAPPAAQDAPPTEDGQLPDTRQDLTGLFTEKPKSGEVTVGENITFVAKVNAESLLKKPTVKWFKGKWMDLASKSGKHLQLKESFDRNTKVHTFEMHVIEAKPNFAGGYRCEVSSRDKFDSCNFELTVHEACAVEGFDIRAAFRRTSEAGKKRSGPPPSSTDGKDDSGELDFSTLLKKREAVQMSTEPDVDVWDILRSAPPSEYQKIAFQYGITDLRGMLKRLKKMKKEEKKSAAFLKKLDPAYQVTKGHKIKLAIEVANADAEVKWLKNGQEFHPTGSKYIFESVGNMRYLTINNCSLADDAAYCCVVGDEKCTTELFVKEPPILIVKNLEDQMVMKGERVELECEVSEEGANVKWEKDGVELTRDESFKYRFKKDGCKHILIINEASKEDCGHYKVKTNGGESMAELLVQEKQLEVYQSIADLTVKAKDQAVFKCEVSDENVKGTWYKNGVEVKSDARVNITHIGRIHKLTIDDVKPEDEGDYTFVPDGHAFNLSAKLNFMEVKIDYVPRQDPPKIHLDCMSCTTESTIIVVAGNKLRLDVPITGDPAPTVVWTKGEKASSVKPDGEEKEGPTSSWTVKDGKVISEGDSRVHVETSKGHCIFTIEGAERQDEGIYSVVVRNPAGEDTADINVKVVDVPDPPQNLKILSVGEDSCVAQWDPPSFDGGQPIIGYVLERKKTRSYRWMRLNFDPYPDTTYEAKRMIEGMAYEMRVYAVNSIGMSRHSPASQPFVPVAPTSAPIGLCVDDINDTSISLKWRRPEKIGAAELEGYGVEYCKEGTDEWIPAIKGLTERTSLTIKDLNTGDKLQFRVRAYNMAGPSAPITLGQFVTIREIMQRPKIWLPRSLRQTLIRKVGETVNLVIPFQGKPRPKVTWSKDGEPLAATFANVRNSELDTILFIRNTDRKHSGKYDLQVQIENVEDSASVMLQVVDLPGPPEALKIMDIWGFNVALEWKPPKDNGNCEIIGYAIQKADKKTMEWYTVYDQYRRTNCVVSDLIMGNEYVFRVYSMNLVGLSQEPCNTKDSAYIQKSGIDYKHPGHKEHDFSEAPKFTHPLVNRSVIAGYNATLSCSVRGIPKPKVTWYKNKMDISNEAKYRMLSKQGVLTLEIRKPCLFDGGVYTCKAVNASGEDVVECKLEVRPQIVKEEKKDEKK; from the exons gtcaaaggtcaagttTGAGCTGAAGGTTGTATCAAATCCAG AAGCTCCAGTTGAGGTCCCCACTGATGGACCCAAGGAGTCCAGTAGACAGCCAGAACCAAGCcctgctccacctgcagccCAAGATGCTCCTCCAACTGAGG ATGGACAGCTGCCAGACACCAGACAGGACCTGACTGGACTCTTCACAGAGAAACCCAAGAGTGGAGAGGTCACTGTGG GTGAAAATATCACGTTTGTGGCTAAAGTGAATGCTGAATCACTGCTGAAGAAACCCACCGTCAAATGGTTCAAAGGGAAGTGGATGGACCTCGCCAGCAAGTCTGGGAAACACCTGCAGCTGAAAGAGTCGTTTGACCGCAACACTAAG GTCCATACATTTGAGATGCACGTCATCGAAGCCAAGCCTAACTTTGCTGGAGGTTACAGATGTGAGGTTTCATCCAGGGACAAGTTTGACAGCTGTAATTTTGAATTGACTGTACATG AGGCCTGTGCTGTTGAAGGCTTTGACATAAGAGCAGCTTTTAGGCGCAC GAGTGAAGCCGGTAAGAAGAGAAGTGGACCACCACCAAG TAGTACAGATGGAAAAGATGACTCGGGAGAGCTGGATTTCAGTACCTTATTAAAAAAGAG AGA AGCCGTGCAGATGAGCACCGAGCCTGACGTTGATGTATGGGATATCCTCAGAAGCGCTCCTCCATCAGAATATCAGAAGATCGCTTTTCAGTACGGCATCACCGACCTGAGAGGTATGCTCAAGAGactgaagaagatgaagaaggaagagaagaaaagcgCAG CTTTCCTTAAAAAGTTGGATCCTGCTTACCAAGTGACAAAGggacataaaataaaactggcCATCGAGGTGGCCAATGCAGATGCTGAGGTGAAATGGCTGAAGAATGGACAAGAATTTCACCCAACTGGAAG CAA GTACATCTTTGAGAGTGTTGGCAACATGCGCTACCTCACTATCAACAACTGCTCCTTGGCAGATGATGCAGCATATTGCTGTGTGGTGGGAGATGAGAAATGCACCACTGAGCTCTTTGTTAAAG agcCTCCGATCCTCATTGTGAAGAATCTGGAGGATCAAATGGTGATGAAGGGTGAGCGGGTGGAGTTAGAGTGTGAAGTCTCAGAGGAAGGAGCCAATGTTAAATG GGAGAAAGACGGCGTGGAATTGACAAGAGACGAGTCATTCAAGTATCGCTTCAAGAAAGACGGCTGCAAACACATCCTGATCATCAACGAGGCCTCAAAGGAAGACTGCGGCCACTACAAGGTTAAAACGAATGGTGGCGAGTCTATGGCTGAACTCCTGGTGCAGG AGAAACAACTGGAGGTCTACCAGAGCATCGCCGACCTCACAGTGAAGGCGAAGGATCAGGCGGTCTTTAAGTGTGAGGTGTCGGATGAGAACGTGAAGGGAACCTGGTACAAGAACGGTGTAGAAGTCAAATCTGACGCCAGAGTAAACATCACACATATTGGCAG GATCCACAAACTGACCATTGATGATGTGAAACCAGAGGATGAGGGAGACTACACTTTTGTACCAGATGGCCATGCTTTCAACCTGTCTGCTAAACTCAATTTCATGG AGGTGAAGATCGATTACGTGCCACGTCAAG ATCCTCCTAAGATCCACCTGGACTGTATGAGCTGCACCACAGAGTCAACCATCATTGTGGTAGCCGGCAACAAACTCCGTCTGGATGTTCCTATCACTGGAGACCCAGCTCCCACAGTGGTCTGGACCAAAGGAGAGAAg GCTAGTTCTGTAAAACctgatggagaggagaaagaagggcCGACATCCTCATGGACGGTGAAGGATGGGAAA GTCATCTCAGAGGGAGACAGCAGGGTCCATGTCGAAACCTCCAAAGGACACTGCATCTTCACCATCGAGGGGGCCGAGCGCCAGGATGAGGGGATCTACTCTGTTGTGGTTCGAAACCCTGCTGGAGAAGACACTGCAGATATCAATGTTAAAGTTGTCG ATGTTCCAGATCCACCCCAGAATCTCAAAATCCTCAGCGTGGGCGAGGACTCTTGTGTAGCCCAGTGGGATCCCCCTTCGTTTGATGGCGGACAGCCaattattg GCTACGtactggaaagaaagaagacgaGGAGCTACAGGTGGATGAGGCTGAACTTTGACCCTTATCCTGATACGACCTATGAAGCCAAGCGTATGATTGAAGGAATGGCGTACGAGATGCGAGTCTATGCTGTCAACAGCATTGGCATGTCTCGTCACAGTCCAGCCTCGCAGCCTTTCGTGCCAGTCG cccCTACAAGTGCGCCCATCGGACTATGCGTCGACGACATCAACGACACTTCCATCTCGCTGAAGTGGCGTCGGCCTGAGAAGATTGGCGCAGCTGAACTCGAGGGTTATGGGGTTGAGTACTGCAAGGAGGGCA CTGACGAATGGATACCAGCCATCAAAGGTCTGACTGAGAGGACATCGCTGACGATCAAAGATCTTAACACCGGAGACAAGCTGCAGTTCCGTGTGCGAGCCTACAACATGGCAGGACCCAGCGCCCCCATTACTCTGGGTCAATTTGTCACCATCAGAGAGATAATGC AACGACCTAAAATTTGGCTTCCCAGAAGTCTCCGCCAGACTCTCATAAGGAAAGTTGGAGAAACTGTAAACCTTGTGATCCCATTCCAG GGTAAACCCAGGCCAAAGGTGACGTGGAGCAAAGACGGGGAGCCTCTAGCCGCCACATTCGCTAACGTGAGGAACAGTGAACTGGATACGATCCTCTTCATCcgcaacacagacagaaaacactcgGGGAAGTATGATCTCCAGGTACAGATTGAGAATGTGGAAGACTCAGCAAGCGTCATGCTGCAGGTTGTTG ATCTCCCCGGGCCACCTGAGGCTCTGAAGATCATGGATATCTGGGGCTTCAATGTAGCACTTGAGTGGAAGCCGCCTAAGGACAACGGCAACTGTGAAATAATTGGTTACGCCATTCAGAAAGCTGACAAGAAGACAATG GAGTGGTATACAGTCTACGATCAGTACAGGCGAACCAACTGCGTTGTGTCTGACCTCATCATGGGGAATGAGTACGTCTTCCGAGTGTATTCCATGAACCTGGTGGGCCTCAGCCAGGAGCCCTGCAACACAAAAGACAGCGCTTACATCCAGAAGTCAG GTATCGACTACAAGCATCCAGGCCACAAAGAACATGACTTCTCAGAGGCTCCCAAGTTCACACATCCTTTGGTGAACCGCTCAGTCATAGCAGGATACAACGCCACCCTCAGCTGCTCCGTCAGAGGCATACCAAAG CCCAAAGtcacctggtacaaaaacaagaTGGACATCTCAAATGAAGCCAAGTACCGGATGCTCAGTAAGCAAGGTGTTCTGACACTGGAGATCCGTAAACCGTGTCTGTTTGATGGGGGAGTGTATACGTGCAAAGCAGTGAACGCCAGCGGAGAAGACGTAGTGGAGTGTAAACTGGAGGTTCGCC CGCAAAttgtgaaagaagaaaagaaagacgaAAAGAAGTGA
- the mybpc3 gene encoding myosin-binding protein C, cardiac-type isoform X7: MPEPVKKAVSAFTKKPKTQEAGEGSSVVFEAETEKPDAKVKWQCNTKDIASGNKYVIAADGNKHSLTIQAITKEDANVYAVIAGGSKVKFELKVVSNPEAPVEVPTDGPKESSRQPEPSPAPPAAQDAPPTEDGQLPDTRQDLTGLFTEKPKSGEVTVGENITFVAKVNAESLLKKPTVKWFKGKWMDLASKSGKHLQLKESFDRNTKVHTFEMHVIEAKPNFAGGYRCEVSSRDKFDSCNFELTVHEACAVEGFDIRAAFRRTSEAGKKRSGPPPSSTDGKDDSGELDFSTLLKKRDSFLKPSNRAVQMSTEPDVDVWDILRSAPPSEYQKIAFQYGITDLRGMLKRLKKMKKEEKKSAAFLKKLDPAYQVTKGHKIKLAIEVANADAEVKWLKNGQEFHPTGSKYIFESVGNMRYLTINNCSLADDAAYCCVVGDEKCTTELFVKEPPILIVKNLEDQMVMKGERVELECEVSEEGANVKWEKDGVELTRDESFKYRFKKDGCKHILIINEASKEDCGHYKVKTNGGESMAELLVQEKQLEVYQSIADLTVKAKDQAVFKCEVSDENVKGTWYKNGVEVKSDARVNITHIGRIHKLTIDDVKPEDEGDYTFVPDGHAFNLSAKLNFMEVKIDYVPRQDPPKIHLDCMSCTTESTIIVVAGNKLRLDVPITGDPAPTVVWTKGEKVISEGDSRVHVETSKGHCIFTIEGAERQDEGIYSVVVRNPAGEDTADINVKVVDVPDPPQNLKILSVGEDSCVAQWDPPSFDGGQPIIGYVLERKKTRSYRWMRLNFDPYPDTTYEAKRMIEGMAYEMRVYAVNSIGMSRHSPASQPFVPVAPTSAPIGLCVDDINDTSISLKWRRPEKIGAAELEGYGVEYCKEGTDEWIPAIKGLTERTSLTIKDLNTGDKLQFRVRAYNMAGPSAPITLGQFVTIREIMQRPKIWLPRSLRQTLIRKVGETVNLVIPFQGKPRPKVTWSKDGEPLAATFANVRNSELDTILFIRNTDRKHSGKYDLQVQIENVEDSASVMLQVVDLPGPPEALKIMDIWGFNVALEWKPPKDNGNCEIIGYAIQKADKKTMEWYTVYDQYRRTNCVVSDLIMGNEYVFRVYSMNLVGLSQEPCNTKDSAYIQKSGIDYKHPGHKEHDFSEAPKFTHPLVNRSVIAGYNATLSCSVRGIPKPKVTWYKNKMDISNEAKYRMLSKQGVLTLEIRKPCLFDGGVYTCKAVNASGEDVVECKLEVRPQIVKEEKKDEKK; this comes from the exons gtcaaaggtcaagttTGAGCTGAAGGTTGTATCAAATCCAG AAGCTCCAGTTGAGGTCCCCACTGATGGACCCAAGGAGTCCAGTAGACAGCCAGAACCAAGCcctgctccacctgcagccCAAGATGCTCCTCCAACTGAGG ATGGACAGCTGCCAGACACCAGACAGGACCTGACTGGACTCTTCACAGAGAAACCCAAGAGTGGAGAGGTCACTGTGG GTGAAAATATCACGTTTGTGGCTAAAGTGAATGCTGAATCACTGCTGAAGAAACCCACCGTCAAATGGTTCAAAGGGAAGTGGATGGACCTCGCCAGCAAGTCTGGGAAACACCTGCAGCTGAAAGAGTCGTTTGACCGCAACACTAAG GTCCATACATTTGAGATGCACGTCATCGAAGCCAAGCCTAACTTTGCTGGAGGTTACAGATGTGAGGTTTCATCCAGGGACAAGTTTGACAGCTGTAATTTTGAATTGACTGTACATG AGGCCTGTGCTGTTGAAGGCTTTGACATAAGAGCAGCTTTTAGGCGCAC GAGTGAAGCCGGTAAGAAGAGAAGTGGACCACCACCAAG TAGTACAGATGGAAAAGATGACTCGGGAGAGCTGGATTTCAGTACCTTATTAAAAAAGAG AGA CAGTTTCTTAAAACCCAGCAATCG AGCCGTGCAGATGAGCACCGAGCCTGACGTTGATGTATGGGATATCCTCAGAAGCGCTCCTCCATCAGAATATCAGAAGATCGCTTTTCAGTACGGCATCACCGACCTGAGAGGTATGCTCAAGAGactgaagaagatgaagaaggaagagaagaaaagcgCAG CTTTCCTTAAAAAGTTGGATCCTGCTTACCAAGTGACAAAGggacataaaataaaactggcCATCGAGGTGGCCAATGCAGATGCTGAGGTGAAATGGCTGAAGAATGGACAAGAATTTCACCCAACTGGAAG CAA GTACATCTTTGAGAGTGTTGGCAACATGCGCTACCTCACTATCAACAACTGCTCCTTGGCAGATGATGCAGCATATTGCTGTGTGGTGGGAGATGAGAAATGCACCACTGAGCTCTTTGTTAAAG agcCTCCGATCCTCATTGTGAAGAATCTGGAGGATCAAATGGTGATGAAGGGTGAGCGGGTGGAGTTAGAGTGTGAAGTCTCAGAGGAAGGAGCCAATGTTAAATG GGAGAAAGACGGCGTGGAATTGACAAGAGACGAGTCATTCAAGTATCGCTTCAAGAAAGACGGCTGCAAACACATCCTGATCATCAACGAGGCCTCAAAGGAAGACTGCGGCCACTACAAGGTTAAAACGAATGGTGGCGAGTCTATGGCTGAACTCCTGGTGCAGG AGAAACAACTGGAGGTCTACCAGAGCATCGCCGACCTCACAGTGAAGGCGAAGGATCAGGCGGTCTTTAAGTGTGAGGTGTCGGATGAGAACGTGAAGGGAACCTGGTACAAGAACGGTGTAGAAGTCAAATCTGACGCCAGAGTAAACATCACACATATTGGCAG GATCCACAAACTGACCATTGATGATGTGAAACCAGAGGATGAGGGAGACTACACTTTTGTACCAGATGGCCATGCTTTCAACCTGTCTGCTAAACTCAATTTCATGG AGGTGAAGATCGATTACGTGCCACGTCAAG ATCCTCCTAAGATCCACCTGGACTGTATGAGCTGCACCACAGAGTCAACCATCATTGTGGTAGCCGGCAACAAACTCCGTCTGGATGTTCCTATCACTGGAGACCCAGCTCCCACAGTGGTCTGGACCAAAGGAGAGAAg GTCATCTCAGAGGGAGACAGCAGGGTCCATGTCGAAACCTCCAAAGGACACTGCATCTTCACCATCGAGGGGGCCGAGCGCCAGGATGAGGGGATCTACTCTGTTGTGGTTCGAAACCCTGCTGGAGAAGACACTGCAGATATCAATGTTAAAGTTGTCG ATGTTCCAGATCCACCCCAGAATCTCAAAATCCTCAGCGTGGGCGAGGACTCTTGTGTAGCCCAGTGGGATCCCCCTTCGTTTGATGGCGGACAGCCaattattg GCTACGtactggaaagaaagaagacgaGGAGCTACAGGTGGATGAGGCTGAACTTTGACCCTTATCCTGATACGACCTATGAAGCCAAGCGTATGATTGAAGGAATGGCGTACGAGATGCGAGTCTATGCTGTCAACAGCATTGGCATGTCTCGTCACAGTCCAGCCTCGCAGCCTTTCGTGCCAGTCG cccCTACAAGTGCGCCCATCGGACTATGCGTCGACGACATCAACGACACTTCCATCTCGCTGAAGTGGCGTCGGCCTGAGAAGATTGGCGCAGCTGAACTCGAGGGTTATGGGGTTGAGTACTGCAAGGAGGGCA CTGACGAATGGATACCAGCCATCAAAGGTCTGACTGAGAGGACATCGCTGACGATCAAAGATCTTAACACCGGAGACAAGCTGCAGTTCCGTGTGCGAGCCTACAACATGGCAGGACCCAGCGCCCCCATTACTCTGGGTCAATTTGTCACCATCAGAGAGATAATGC AACGACCTAAAATTTGGCTTCCCAGAAGTCTCCGCCAGACTCTCATAAGGAAAGTTGGAGAAACTGTAAACCTTGTGATCCCATTCCAG GGTAAACCCAGGCCAAAGGTGACGTGGAGCAAAGACGGGGAGCCTCTAGCCGCCACATTCGCTAACGTGAGGAACAGTGAACTGGATACGATCCTCTTCATCcgcaacacagacagaaaacactcgGGGAAGTATGATCTCCAGGTACAGATTGAGAATGTGGAAGACTCAGCAAGCGTCATGCTGCAGGTTGTTG ATCTCCCCGGGCCACCTGAGGCTCTGAAGATCATGGATATCTGGGGCTTCAATGTAGCACTTGAGTGGAAGCCGCCTAAGGACAACGGCAACTGTGAAATAATTGGTTACGCCATTCAGAAAGCTGACAAGAAGACAATG GAGTGGTATACAGTCTACGATCAGTACAGGCGAACCAACTGCGTTGTGTCTGACCTCATCATGGGGAATGAGTACGTCTTCCGAGTGTATTCCATGAACCTGGTGGGCCTCAGCCAGGAGCCCTGCAACACAAAAGACAGCGCTTACATCCAGAAGTCAG GTATCGACTACAAGCATCCAGGCCACAAAGAACATGACTTCTCAGAGGCTCCCAAGTTCACACATCCTTTGGTGAACCGCTCAGTCATAGCAGGATACAACGCCACCCTCAGCTGCTCCGTCAGAGGCATACCAAAG CCCAAAGtcacctggtacaaaaacaagaTGGACATCTCAAATGAAGCCAAGTACCGGATGCTCAGTAAGCAAGGTGTTCTGACACTGGAGATCCGTAAACCGTGTCTGTTTGATGGGGGAGTGTATACGTGCAAAGCAGTGAACGCCAGCGGAGAAGACGTAGTGGAGTGTAAACTGGAGGTTCGCC CGCAAAttgtgaaagaagaaaagaaagacgaAAAGAAGTGA
- the mybpc3 gene encoding myosin-binding protein C, cardiac-type isoform X5: MPEPVKKAVSAFTKKPKTQEAGEGSSVVFEAETEKPDAKVKWQCNTKDIASGNKYVIAADGNKHSLTIQAITKEDANVYAVIAGGSKVKFELKVVSNPEAPVEVPTDGPKESSRQPEPSPAPPAAQDAPPTEDGQLPDTRQDLTGLFTEKPKSGEVTVGENITFVAKVNAESLLKKPTVKWFKGKWMDLASKSGKHLQLKESFDRNTKVHTFEMHVIEAKPNFAGGYRCEVSSRDKFDSCNFELTVHEACAVEGFDIRAAFRRTSTDGKDDSGELDFSTLLKKSSFLKPSNRAVQMSTEPDVDVWDILRSAPPSEYQKIAFQYGITDLRGMLKRLKKMKKEEKKSAAFLKKLDPAYQVTKGHKIKLAIEVANADAEVKWLKNGQEFHPTGSKYIFESVGNMRYLTINNCSLADDAAYCCVVGDEKCTTELFVKEPPILIVKNLEDQMVMKGERVELECEVSEEGANVKWEKDGVELTRDESFKYRFKKDGCKHILIINEASKEDCGHYKVKTNGGESMAELLVQEKQLEVYQSIADLTVKAKDQAVFKCEVSDENVKGTWYKNGVEVKSDARVNITHIGRIHKLTIDDVKPEDEGDYTFVPDGHAFNLSAKLNFMEVKIDYVPRQDPPKIHLDCMSCTTESTIIVVAGNKLRLDVPITGDPAPTVVWTKGEKASSVKPDGEEKEGPTSSWTVKDGKVISEGDSRVHVETSKGHCIFTIEGAERQDEGIYSVVVRNPAGEDTADINVKVVDVPDPPQNLKILSVGEDSCVAQWDPPSFDGGQPIIGYVLERKKTRSYRWMRLNFDPYPDTTYEAKRMIEGMAYEMRVYAVNSIGMSRHSPASQPFVPVAPTSAPIGLCVDDINDTSISLKWRRPEKIGAAELEGYGVEYCKEGTDEWIPAIKGLTERTSLTIKDLNTGDKLQFRVRAYNMAGPSAPITLGQFVTIREIMQRPKIWLPRSLRQTLIRKVGETVNLVIPFQGKPRPKVTWSKDGEPLAATFANVRNSELDTILFIRNTDRKHSGKYDLQVQIENVEDSASVMLQVVDLPGPPEALKIMDIWGFNVALEWKPPKDNGNCEIIGYAIQKADKKTMEWYTVYDQYRRTNCVVSDLIMGNEYVFRVYSMNLVGLSQEPCNTKDSAYIQKSGIDYKHPGHKEHDFSEAPKFTHPLVNRSVIAGYNATLSCSVRGIPKPKVTWYKNKMDISNEAKYRMLSKQGVLTLEIRKPCLFDGGVYTCKAVNASGEDVVECKLEVRPQIVKEEKKDEKK, encoded by the exons gtcaaaggtcaagttTGAGCTGAAGGTTGTATCAAATCCAG AAGCTCCAGTTGAGGTCCCCACTGATGGACCCAAGGAGTCCAGTAGACAGCCAGAACCAAGCcctgctccacctgcagccCAAGATGCTCCTCCAACTGAGG ATGGACAGCTGCCAGACACCAGACAGGACCTGACTGGACTCTTCACAGAGAAACCCAAGAGTGGAGAGGTCACTGTGG GTGAAAATATCACGTTTGTGGCTAAAGTGAATGCTGAATCACTGCTGAAGAAACCCACCGTCAAATGGTTCAAAGGGAAGTGGATGGACCTCGCCAGCAAGTCTGGGAAACACCTGCAGCTGAAAGAGTCGTTTGACCGCAACACTAAG GTCCATACATTTGAGATGCACGTCATCGAAGCCAAGCCTAACTTTGCTGGAGGTTACAGATGTGAGGTTTCATCCAGGGACAAGTTTGACAGCTGTAATTTTGAATTGACTGTACATG AGGCCTGTGCTGTTGAAGGCTTTGACATAAGAGCAGCTTTTAGGCGCAC TAGTACAGATGGAAAAGATGACTCGGGAGAGCTGGATTTCAGTACCTTATTAAAAAAGAG CAGTTTCTTAAAACCCAGCAATCG AGCCGTGCAGATGAGCACCGAGCCTGACGTTGATGTATGGGATATCCTCAGAAGCGCTCCTCCATCAGAATATCAGAAGATCGCTTTTCAGTACGGCATCACCGACCTGAGAGGTATGCTCAAGAGactgaagaagatgaagaaggaagagaagaaaagcgCAG CTTTCCTTAAAAAGTTGGATCCTGCTTACCAAGTGACAAAGggacataaaataaaactggcCATCGAGGTGGCCAATGCAGATGCTGAGGTGAAATGGCTGAAGAATGGACAAGAATTTCACCCAACTGGAAG CAA GTACATCTTTGAGAGTGTTGGCAACATGCGCTACCTCACTATCAACAACTGCTCCTTGGCAGATGATGCAGCATATTGCTGTGTGGTGGGAGATGAGAAATGCACCACTGAGCTCTTTGTTAAAG agcCTCCGATCCTCATTGTGAAGAATCTGGAGGATCAAATGGTGATGAAGGGTGAGCGGGTGGAGTTAGAGTGTGAAGTCTCAGAGGAAGGAGCCAATGTTAAATG GGAGAAAGACGGCGTGGAATTGACAAGAGACGAGTCATTCAAGTATCGCTTCAAGAAAGACGGCTGCAAACACATCCTGATCATCAACGAGGCCTCAAAGGAAGACTGCGGCCACTACAAGGTTAAAACGAATGGTGGCGAGTCTATGGCTGAACTCCTGGTGCAGG AGAAACAACTGGAGGTCTACCAGAGCATCGCCGACCTCACAGTGAAGGCGAAGGATCAGGCGGTCTTTAAGTGTGAGGTGTCGGATGAGAACGTGAAGGGAACCTGGTACAAGAACGGTGTAGAAGTCAAATCTGACGCCAGAGTAAACATCACACATATTGGCAG GATCCACAAACTGACCATTGATGATGTGAAACCAGAGGATGAGGGAGACTACACTTTTGTACCAGATGGCCATGCTTTCAACCTGTCTGCTAAACTCAATTTCATGG AGGTGAAGATCGATTACGTGCCACGTCAAG ATCCTCCTAAGATCCACCTGGACTGTATGAGCTGCACCACAGAGTCAACCATCATTGTGGTAGCCGGCAACAAACTCCGTCTGGATGTTCCTATCACTGGAGACCCAGCTCCCACAGTGGTCTGGACCAAAGGAGAGAAg GCTAGTTCTGTAAAACctgatggagaggagaaagaagggcCGACATCCTCATGGACGGTGAAGGATGGGAAA GTCATCTCAGAGGGAGACAGCAGGGTCCATGTCGAAACCTCCAAAGGACACTGCATCTTCACCATCGAGGGGGCCGAGCGCCAGGATGAGGGGATCTACTCTGTTGTGGTTCGAAACCCTGCTGGAGAAGACACTGCAGATATCAATGTTAAAGTTGTCG ATGTTCCAGATCCACCCCAGAATCTCAAAATCCTCAGCGTGGGCGAGGACTCTTGTGTAGCCCAGTGGGATCCCCCTTCGTTTGATGGCGGACAGCCaattattg GCTACGtactggaaagaaagaagacgaGGAGCTACAGGTGGATGAGGCTGAACTTTGACCCTTATCCTGATACGACCTATGAAGCCAAGCGTATGATTGAAGGAATGGCGTACGAGATGCGAGTCTATGCTGTCAACAGCATTGGCATGTCTCGTCACAGTCCAGCCTCGCAGCCTTTCGTGCCAGTCG cccCTACAAGTGCGCCCATCGGACTATGCGTCGACGACATCAACGACACTTCCATCTCGCTGAAGTGGCGTCGGCCTGAGAAGATTGGCGCAGCTGAACTCGAGGGTTATGGGGTTGAGTACTGCAAGGAGGGCA CTGACGAATGGATACCAGCCATCAAAGGTCTGACTGAGAGGACATCGCTGACGATCAAAGATCTTAACACCGGAGACAAGCTGCAGTTCCGTGTGCGAGCCTACAACATGGCAGGACCCAGCGCCCCCATTACTCTGGGTCAATTTGTCACCATCAGAGAGATAATGC AACGACCTAAAATTTGGCTTCCCAGAAGTCTCCGCCAGACTCTCATAAGGAAAGTTGGAGAAACTGTAAACCTTGTGATCCCATTCCAG GGTAAACCCAGGCCAAAGGTGACGTGGAGCAAAGACGGGGAGCCTCTAGCCGCCACATTCGCTAACGTGAGGAACAGTGAACTGGATACGATCCTCTTCATCcgcaacacagacagaaaacactcgGGGAAGTATGATCTCCAGGTACAGATTGAGAATGTGGAAGACTCAGCAAGCGTCATGCTGCAGGTTGTTG ATCTCCCCGGGCCACCTGAGGCTCTGAAGATCATGGATATCTGGGGCTTCAATGTAGCACTTGAGTGGAAGCCGCCTAAGGACAACGGCAACTGTGAAATAATTGGTTACGCCATTCAGAAAGCTGACAAGAAGACAATG GAGTGGTATACAGTCTACGATCAGTACAGGCGAACCAACTGCGTTGTGTCTGACCTCATCATGGGGAATGAGTACGTCTTCCGAGTGTATTCCATGAACCTGGTGGGCCTCAGCCAGGAGCCCTGCAACACAAAAGACAGCGCTTACATCCAGAAGTCAG GTATCGACTACAAGCATCCAGGCCACAAAGAACATGACTTCTCAGAGGCTCCCAAGTTCACACATCCTTTGGTGAACCGCTCAGTCATAGCAGGATACAACGCCACCCTCAGCTGCTCCGTCAGAGGCATACCAAAG CCCAAAGtcacctggtacaaaaacaagaTGGACATCTCAAATGAAGCCAAGTACCGGATGCTCAGTAAGCAAGGTGTTCTGACACTGGAGATCCGTAAACCGTGTCTGTTTGATGGGGGAGTGTATACGTGCAAAGCAGTGAACGCCAGCGGAGAAGACGTAGTGGAGTGTAAACTGGAGGTTCGCC CGCAAAttgtgaaagaagaaaagaaagacgaAAAGAAGTGA